The DNA sequence CGACGCCATGGTGGCCGCCGGTGAGGCGGCCTACCAGCACAGCCTCGTGGTGTTCGTCGCGGTGGCGGCGGTGGGTCTGGCCCTGGTGGTCCTCCTCGGGGTGCTCATCAGCCGGAGCATCACCCGCCCGCTCAGCCGCCTGCTGACCGTGGTGGTGGGGCTCGCCGAGGGCCGCCTCGACCAGCGCACCGGCATCACCAGCAAGGACGAGGTCGGCCAGCTGGCCGGCGCCACCGATGCGTCCATCGCGAACCTCGCCGCCGTCGTCCGCGACATCAGCCTGCGGGCCGACCACGTCTCCGTGGCCTCCGACAACCTCACGACCGTCTCGACGCAGCTGTCGGCGGGCGCCGAGGAGTCCTCGGTGCAGGCGCGCCTCGTGGCCGCGGCCTCCGAGGAGATCTCCTCCTCGATGTCGACCATCGCCGCCGCCGGCGAGCAGATGACCTCCGCCATCGGGGAGATCGCCTCCTCCACGGCCACCGCCGCCCAGACCGCCGGTGCCGCCGTGGCCACCGCTCACGAGGCCGACGCGATCCTCGCTCGCCTGGGCACCTCCAGCCGCGAGATCGGCGAGGTCGTCAAGCTCATCACCTCCATCGCCGAGCAGACGAACCTGCTGGCGCTGAACGCCACCATCGAGGCCGCCCGGGCCGGTGAGCTCGGCAAGGGCTTCGCGGTGGTCGCCGGGGAGGTCAAGGAGCTGGCCCGCCAGACCGCCCAGGCCACCGACCAGATCGTGTCCCGCGTGCACACCGCCCAGGCCGACGCTGCTGACGCCACCGCGGCGATCCAGCAGATCAGCGAGGTCATCGGCCGGATCGACGCCCTCCAGGCCACCGTCGCCTCGGCGGTGGAGGAGCAGTCGGCCACGACCGCCGAGATGGTCCGCAGCGTCACCGAGGTGTCCTCCGGCACCCAGGAGATCAGCGCCAACATCTCCGGCGTGGCCACCGCAGCGGTGCAGACCACGGCCTCGGCGTCGGAGACGACGACGACGGCAGCGGACCTCGCCCACACCGCCCGCGAGCTGCGTGCCGCCGTCGGCACCTTCCGCCTGTGACCCCCGTCCCCCGACCAGCCGAACGACCCCGCTCCACCACCCGCCAGATCCAGGACTAGGAGGCAGCCGCATGGACGGCATGGATGAGATCATCGGCGAGTTCCTCGTCGAGAGCTACGAGAACCTCGACCAGCTCGACAGGGACCTGGTGGCGCTGGAGCAGGCGCCCGGCTCGCGAGAGCTGCTGGCCAGCGTCTTCCGCACCATCCACACCATCAAGGGCACCAGCGGGTTCCTCGCGCTGTCCAAGCTGGAGAGCGTCGCCCACGTCGGCGAGAACCTGCTCGCCAAGCTGCGCGACGGCGTGATGGTCATGGAGCCGGCCACGGCCGACGCGCTGCTCGCGATGGTCGACACCATCCGCGCGCTGCTCGGCAACCTCGAGGAGCAGGGCTCCGAGGGCGACCTCGACGTCACCGCCACGGTCGACCAGATCAAGGCCGTGCTCGAGGGCCGCGCCCCCGCCGCCGCGGCTCCCGCCGCTGCGCCGGTGGCCGAGGTCGTCGCCGCGCCGGTGGCCGAGGTGGTGGCCGAGCCGGTCGCCGAGCCCGTCGCCGAGCCCGTGACCGAGGTGGTGGCCGAGCCCGTCGCCGAGGTCGCCCCCGAGCCCGTCCCGGCTCCGGCTCCCGCGCCGGTCGCTGCCGCGCCGGCTCCTGCTCCCGCGCCGGCCCCAGCTCCGGCTGCGGCGCCCGCGCCCGCTCCGGCTGCTGCGCCCGCGGCAGCGCACCCGCCCGCGGCCGACGGGGAGCACCGCCGCAGCGCGGCGGACTCCTCGATCCGCGTGGACGTCGACGTCCTCGACGACCTCATGCGCCTCACCGGTGAGCTGGTGCTGGCCCGCAACCAGATCCTGCGCCAGGTCGCCATCCTCACCGACGACCTCGAGCTCACCCGCGCCGCGCAGCGCCTCAACCTCATCGCCGGTGAGCTGCAGGAGGGCGTCATGAAGACGCGCATGCAGCCCATCGACGCGCTGTGGGCCAAGCTGCCCCGCGTCGTCCGCGACCTCGGCGCCCAGTGCGGTCGCCAGGTGCGCCTGGACATGGTCGGTCGTGAGACCGAGCTGGACAGGACGCTGCTCGAGGCCGTGAAGGACCCGCTGACGCACCTCGTCCGCAACGCCGTCGACCACGGCATCGAGTCGCCCGCTGACCGCGAGGCCGCCGGCAAGCCCCGCGAGGGCGTCCTGCGCCTCGCGGCCCGCCACGAGAGCGGCCAGGTCGTCGTGGAGGTCTCCGACGACGGCAAGGGCATCGACCCCGAGATCATCGGTCCCTCGGCGGTGCGCAAGGGCGTCATCACCCAGGAGCGCCTCGAGAGGATGGCGCCCAACGACATCCTCCAGCTGATCTTCGCCCCCGGCTTCTCCACCGCCGCCGCCGTGACCAACGTGTCGGGCCGAGGCGTGGGCATGGACGTGGTGAAGACCAACGTCGAGGCCATCGGCGGCACCATCGAGGTGGAGTCCACCAAGGGTCGCGGCACCACCTGCCGCCTGCGGATCCCGCTGACGCTGGCGATCATGCCGGCGCTCACGGTGGTCT is a window from the Quadrisphaera setariae genome containing:
- a CDS encoding methyl-accepting chemotaxis protein, coding for MTTRFADLRITVKLTIMLLSSVLLVGGVVVSAVVELSAAQQRATEVNSQLDSVAGIAQVRSSMLTVRADVLRVALAGAAKKQSAVDGLSKDVTAMGEAWKAYEATAPRAAERDRTALWSAVEAWGTVRDQSVALAVAGDVDGYNALRDSKVTPAADAAFTALDAVQKAEADSADAMVAAGEAAYQHSLVVFVAVAAVGLALVVLLGVLISRSITRPLSRLLTVVVGLAEGRLDQRTGITSKDEVGQLAGATDASIANLAAVVRDISLRADHVSVASDNLTTVSTQLSAGAEESSVQARLVAAASEEISSSMSTIAAAGEQMTSAIGEIASSTATAAQTAGAAVATAHEADAILARLGTSSREIGEVVKLITSIAEQTNLLALNATIEAARAGELGKGFAVVAGEVKELARQTAQATDQIVSRVHTAQADAADATAAIQQISEVIGRIDALQATVASAVEEQSATTAEMVRSVTEVSSGTQEISANISGVATAAVQTTASASETTTTAADLAHTARELRAAVGTFRL
- a CDS encoding chemotaxis protein CheA, translating into MDGMDEIIGEFLVESYENLDQLDRDLVALEQAPGSRELLASVFRTIHTIKGTSGFLALSKLESVAHVGENLLAKLRDGVMVMEPATADALLAMVDTIRALLGNLEEQGSEGDLDVTATVDQIKAVLEGRAPAAAAPAAAPVAEVVAAPVAEVVAEPVAEPVAEPVTEVVAEPVAEVAPEPVPAPAPAPVAAAPAPAPAPAPAPAAAPAPAPAAAPAAAHPPAADGEHRRSAADSSIRVDVDVLDDLMRLTGELVLARNQILRQVAILTDDLELTRAAQRLNLIAGELQEGVMKTRMQPIDALWAKLPRVVRDLGAQCGRQVRLDMVGRETELDRTLLEAVKDPLTHLVRNAVDHGIESPADREAAGKPREGVLRLAARHESGQVVVEVSDDGKGIDPEIIGPSAVRKGVITQERLERMAPNDILQLIFAPGFSTAAAVTNVSGRGVGMDVVKTNVEAIGGTIEVESTKGRGTTCRLRIPLTLAIMPALTVVSGTEQYAIPQVNLQELVTLDVEADPRLIESVGGAPVYRLRGELLPLVNLADVLGVVSGPKDDGGRITIAVLASEGRRFGLVVDKVLNTEEIVVKALGNQLKAVGIFSGATILGDGAVALILDVQSLARRAMRGISAERLEAERDEHTDAVAGGGDRLLVAGIGGNRQVAIPLDMVTRLERIPAATLEVVGSREVVQYRGEILPIVRLDRFLGSYSEVDRTDLEVVVYSDAHQGGRSVAIVVESILDVVDGATASVLSDIDDHGLLGSAVIAGHVTEMLDVRAAILTADPGFFSHSAFSAADVVEV